The nucleotide window TGAACGGCTCGGGCGTATCGGCCTGCGCCGTGTGCGACGGGTTTTTCTACCGCGGTAAGGATGTGGCCATCGTAGGCGCCGGCGACACGGCCGCTGAGGAAGCTACCTACCTGGCCAACCTCTGCAACAAGGTGTACATGCTGGTGCGGAAAGGGGAGATGCGCGCCTCGAAAATCATGCAGAAGCGCGTACTCGACAACCCCAAGATTGAGGTGTTGTTTGACACGGCTACCGACGAAATCCTGGGGCAGTTTGCCGTGGAAGGTGTGCGGGTAAAAAACCTGCTCACGCACGAATCGCGCGAGTTGGCCGTTGAAGGCTTTTTCGTAGCAATCGGCCACGAGCCCAACTCCAAGATTTTCCAGCCCTTCCTGCACCACGACGAGCAGGGCTACCTCAAAACGATTCCCGGTTCGGCCAAAACCAACGTGGACGGTGTGTTTGCCTGCGGCGACGTGCAGGACTACACCTACCGGCAGGCCGTGACGGCCGCCGGCTCGGGCTGCATGGCTGCCCTCGACGCCGAACGCTACTTGGCCGCGCTGGGAGTTCATTAGTGGTGAAATGGTGAAGTGGTGAAATAGTGAGTTGTTGTTCAAGTGGCGCACTTTCGCGCAAGCCGAACGAAGAACTCACCATCTCACCACCTCACCATTTCACTATTTCACCATATCTCACTTTTTGCTCTTGTTGAAATTTGTGAAATACTGGCTCGGGCCGTTTCTGCTCTTGATGCTGCTATTGGCGGTCCCGGAGCAGGTGCTGGCTCAACGCCGGAAAGTACCCGAGCCCAAGGCCAAGGCCGGCTCGGCGGGCAAGCGAAAAGACTTCTTCCGCATCAAGTCGCCCAAAATCCGCTATGTACGGCCCGATACCACTATTCTGATTGAAACCAAGGACCTGCCCGACGACAACTCGGACGAGGCCAAGTCGATATTTTTCAATCCTGCCAAAAAGCTCTCCATCGTGAGTGAGGACACTACTACGCTCAACGAGGGCGAGCAGCAGATCGTGGAGATGTCGGAGGAAGTGCTGATCGACAGCTCCTGGATTAAGGTGGCCGGCTATTATGCTATCTGGGATACGCGCAACATCAACCCTTACCGGGTGGATGGCCGCCGAATCCGGGATACCCTAAACCTACGGCTCATCGAACCAGAAAAGCAGCGTTTTGCCAAAATGCCCCTGAGCACCACGCCCCTGACCTCGGACTTTGGGTTTCGCGGCTACCGCTGGCACTACGGCGTAGATCTGGACCTGAACACCGGTGACTCGGTGCGGGCGGCTTTTGATGGGGTGGTGCGGATTTCGAAATGGGACGGCGGCGGCTACGGCAACTACCTGCTGGTGCGGCATTACAACGGGGTGGAAACCCTCTACGGCCATTTGAGCAAGGCTCTAGTAGCACCCGGAACTTTCGTCAAAGCCGGGCAGCTCATCGGGCGCGGTGGCAGCACCGGGCGCAGTACTGGCTCCCACCTGCACTTTGAAGTGCGCTACGAGGGCAACCCCATCGACCCGGAGCGCATGTACGACTTCCCCGACTACAAGCTCCTCAAGGATAACTTCCAGATTACTTCGGCCCTGTTCGACTACTACAGCAAGGCCCTGAAGGCTAAAGCGGCCGCCAAGCAACGCAGCGCCTCGGCTGCTTCCGCCGCCCGCCGCGTGGTCACGCACCGCATCCGGAGTGGTGATACGCTGTCGGAGGTGGCTCAGAAGTATGGCGTGTCGCAGGCCCAGCTACGGCGCCTGAATGGCAATGTCAAGACGCTGCGCCCCGGCAAGACACTGCGGATTAAGTAGCGAATAGTAAAGATGCTTTTTAAGTCCCTATCATCCTGAGCTCCGCCAAGGACCTTACCACGTCAGCTCGACAAGCGTAGCCACGACTTGTGCTAGTATGGCTAGGGCCTTGGCGGAACTCAGGATGACTTTTTTGTAGTAATTACCAAGTTCAGCTCCCCTATGAAACTCGATATTCTGGCCTTTGGCGCCCACCCTGATGACGTGGAAATGTCGGCTGCCGGCACCTTGCTGGCGGCGGCAGCTATGGGCAAGAAAATTGGTATTGTAGACTTCACCCGTGGGGAACTGGGTACCCGCGGTACGCCCGCCACGCGGGCCGCTGAAGCCGAAGCCGCTAGCCGAATACTAGGCCTGAGCGTGCGCGAAAACCTGGGCCTGCCCGATGGTTTCTTCCGCAACGACCGGGAACATCAGCTGCCCCTGATTGCCGCTTTGCGCCGCTACCAGCCCGACGTGGTGCTCTGCAATGCCATTCACGACCGGCACCCCGACCACGGCCGCGGGGCCAGCCTAGCCTCGGAAGCCTGCTTTCTGAGCGGACTACGCATGATTGAAACTCTGGATGCCGACGGGCAGCCCCAGCAGCCCTGGCGCCCCCGCACCGTGTACCACTACATCCAGGACCGGCAAATTGCCCCCGACTTCGTAGTCGACATTTCTGAGTTTTGGCCTGGCAAGTGGGCTTCTATTCAGGCTTACAAAACCCAGTTTTTCGACCCCAACAGCCAGGAGCCGGTAACTTATCTTTCCACGCCGGTCTTCAGCCAGTTCATGGAGGCCCGGGCCCGGGAGTTTGGCCACATCATCGGCGTCGAGTTCGGGGAAGGCTTCACCCGGCAGCGGCCCGTAGGCGTGCGCGACATTACCACACTGATTTAGAATTACAGAACCTGTAAGAGGATAGTCTGCCTTAATAAAGCAAGGCGTGATTAGCGAGCAAGCAAATTATCATATGCATAATGTGGCGTTGGTTTATTTAGAAGAAATAGATAAAGAGTATAAGGTTGAGATGGTAGACACTGTTGAAGTAGATGAAGGGTATAAATTGGTGTCAATTCCTTTTTTTGCTAAACATTTGGCTTTACATGACATTGTCACGGTTGAGAACGAAGATGGTGTGCACTACTTCGATGACATCATTGTAAAATCAGGACATAGCGTTGTGCGAATCGTGTTTTTTGATAAAAATCTAATAGAAAATACTATTAACGCACTGCAGTGCCTTGGCGCTAATGCGTATCGTTATTATGACTCTGAGCTTTTTGCCTTAGACATTCCGGCTTCTACAGACTACAGCCCAATCAAACAGCTTCTAAAAAACGGATCAGCTACTAAATCTTGGGATTATGAAGAAGCCTGTTTAGGTTGGAAATAATTCAGATTCAAAACCGTTGCCCCTATACTCTTATGATTGAATTGCTAATTCTGAAGCTACGCAGGGCCTAAGGCCTAAGATTATAAGGTCAGCAGAATCACGGTGCCGACCTCCGGCGTGGAGCGTACCTGGATGCTGCCTTGGTGGAGGAGCATAATCTGCCGGCACAAACTCAGGCCAATGCCGCTGCCATTCTTTTTGGTGGTGAAGAAGGGTACAAAAATATTGTCCACTACCTCGGTACTCATGCCCCAGCCATTATCACTCACACTAAGTACAGTGGAGCCGGCCGTAGTGGTGGCGGAGAGCGTAATGCAGGGGCTGGGCTGCCCCGCTACGGCATCAATGGCGTTCAGGACCAGATTAATCAGCACCTGCTCGAGCAGCACCCGGTCGGCTGAAATGCTAAGCTGCAGGTCGGGCAGCACGATTTCCAGGGTGATATTTTCGGCCCGCAGCTTGGGTTGCAGCAGCTGGTGCACGGCTTCGAAAAGCTCGTAAACCGGCAGGGGCTGGCGGTTGGGCGTGGCAATCTTGCTTAGGCTGCGGTAAGTGGTGGCAAACTGCAAGAGCCCGTCGCTGCGGCGCTTGATGGTAGCAATGCCCAACTCCAGATCCTCGCGCAGCTCAGCGTCGGGCAGCTCGGCCTCGGTGGCTTGCAGGCGTTGCTCAAGCGTATCGGCCAGGGAGGCAATTGGAGCCACCGAGTTCATGATTTCGTGGGTGAGCACACGCAGCAGCTTCTGCCAGGCGTCGGCCTCGGTTTCATCCAGCGCCCCGCCGATGTTCTGCAGCGCCACGAGCTTGTAGAGCTTGCCCTCGGCTTGAAAAACGCTAGCTGCCAGCAGCAGCCGCACTGCGTCGGGGCCTACCGTCACGGTGGTTACCTGCGCCGGGCCGGGACGCAGTGCGGTAAGCTGGGCCGCCAGTTCAGGGTAGCGGCGGGCTAGGCCCCGGATGTTTTTCAGCTGGGGCAGGCGCAGCAGTTCCTTGAGTGCGCCGTTGAGCCACCACACGGCGCCGGTAGCCGGCTCGTAGGACAAAATGCCAGTTTGAATCAGCTCCAGCACGTTTTGCAAATGCTGGTACTGCGTTTCCTTTTCCTTGCTAATGGTCCGAAACGCGTCGTTGATAGCCTGGAAATGGGCGAAGGGCGCTACCAACTCGGCCCTGCCCGGCCGGCGGTACTGCCCGGAAAAGTCCCGGTAGCGGATAGCCGCCGCGAATTCCTCAAGCTCGTTGAGCACCGCAACCTGGCCCTGGTACAGGTCGCGCAGGGCCCAGAGCACCACGGGCAGCGGCAGCAGCGCCCAGGCTCCGTGGCCCTGTACCAGCGCCCAAGCCGCCGCGCACAGGGCGCCAAACAGGACCAGCACAGTGGAAACCAGGCGCAGTAGAACCCTAGAGTGCATGCTTATTGAGGCGCCGGTAGAGGGCCGTTCGGGTAATGCCTAATTCCTGCGCGGCCCGGGTAATGTTGCCGCCGTGCTTTTCAATAACATGCAGGATGGCGTTGCGCTCCACCGTGCTCAGGGTTAGATTGTCGAGCGACTCGGCGGCTTGGGAAGGAGATTCCAACTGCGAGAACAGCAGATCCTCGGGTTGGAGCACGGGCGTTTCGGCCATGATGACGGCCCGCTCGATGGTGTACTGCAGCTCCCGCACGTTGCCGGGAAAGGCGTACTGCTCCAGCTTGCGCAGGGCCGCCGCGCTGAGTGTGGGCTCGGGCCGCTGGTACTTGGCCGCGTACTGAGCCGCGTAGTGTCGGGCCAGCACCGAAATATCAGCCGGGCGGCTGCGTAGCGGGGGCACCAGCAGCTCCACGGTATTGATGCGGTAGAGCAAGTCCTTGCGGAAGCGCCGCTCGTCGGCCAGCTCGGCTAGAGGAACGTTGGTGGCGCAGATCAACCGAATGTCGACGGCAATGGGCTGATTGGAGCCCAGACGAGTGATTTGCCGATTCTGCAGGGCCGTGAGCAGCTTGGCTTGCTGGCCTAGCCCCAGGTTGCCGATTTCATCGAGGAAGAGCGTGCCGCCGTGCGCGGCTTCGAAGCGGCCGGCGCGGTCCTCCCGGGCGTCGGTAAAGGCGCCTTTCTTGTGGCCAAACAGCTCACTCTCGAACAGCGACTCGGTCAGGGCTCCGGCATCGACTTTTACCAGAGGCTTCGAGGCCCGCCGGGAAGCCTGGTGCACGGCCTGGGCCACCAGATCTTTACCGGTGCCATTTTCGCCCAGCACCAGCACGTTGGCATCGGTTGGGGCTACTTTCTCGATGGTGCGGAAGATCTGCTGCATGGCTGCCGAAGTGCCCAGCAGCGTTGGGGTTGAGCCCGCGGCAGTGTTGGGGAAGCCACGGCCTCACCCGGCGGGCGCAGGGCCTCGGTGATGGTCGTGAGCAGCTTATCGTTGTGCCAGGGCTTGACCACGAAGTCAGTAGCCCCTTCCTTGAGGGCGCGCACGGCCAGCTCGATGTCGCCATAGGCCGTTATCATGATGACGGCCGCCTTTGAGCCCAATTCCTGAATGCGGCGCAGCCAGAAAAAGCCCTCATTGCCGGTGTTCACGGCGCTGTGGTAGTTCATGTCGAGCAGAATCACGTCAAAGCGGCGGGAAGCCAGCAGGGTGGGCAGGGCCTCGGGGCGGCGCTCCACCACGACCTCGCGCACCTGGGGCCGCAGCAGCAGGCGTACCGCCGTCAGAATGTCGGGGTCGTCGTCGAGGACCAGCACGGAGCAGGAGCGGAGGTTCATGGCAGCAGGAAGGTTGTCAGGCAGTTGGCCGTGGGGAAAGCCCCGTCGGGGCTGGGGCGAAGCCTGGTTATTGGCAAAGCACGGTAATTTTTGGCGGCAAAAACAGCCCGGGCCCAAGCCCGCCCAGCCGCCGGTTGGCCGGTAAGCCTGACTGCCGCTGCAGGACTGTATCGGTACCGCACAGGGAGTGTATCAAAACCGAACACTGCGCGGAAACGCCTAATGGATAAGGTATTGAAAATAATGCATTTGCTGTTTCGGCACGCCGATGGCAGCCACTTGAGCAGATGTGGCCCAAACTTTTTCCGGCCACCCACCAAAAAACTTCTGCTGCCGTGGACCGCGCTATTACCCCTCCGAAATGGACAACCCGCAAACTGCTTTTGCTCGGCGGCACCCTGCTGGCGCTACTGCTGGCCGGGCAGTGTATTATTTCGGCGCCGGGCCCAGTCAACTCACCGTCGACCCGACCCGACTGACGATTAGCGTGGTGCGGCGCGGCAGCTTTCAGGAGTTTATTCCCGTGAGCGGGGTGGTACTGCCCGAGACCAGTATTTTCCTTGATGCGCTGGAAGGTGGGCGGGTAGAGGAGAAGTTTGTGGAAGACGGGGCCTTGATGAAAAAGGGCCAGCCGGTGCTGCGCCTTTCCAATGCCGATTTGGAGCTGAGCCTGGTCAACCAGGAAACGGCGGTGCTCAACCTGCTCACTCAAATGCAGATTTCGCGCAACGCGGCCCAGCAGAATACCAACGCCCGCCTCAACCAGCTGGCCGACGCCGACAACGCCTACCACGAGGCCGAGCGGGTGTATCGGCTCAACAAAAACCTCTACGAGCAGAAAGTCATTGCCCAGCAGGAGTTCAAGCAGGCTGAACAGGCCTACCGCTACCAGCAGCGCCGCCTGGGCCTGAGCCGCCACATTCTGGGTCAGGATTCCTCAGCCACGCGGCAGGAGCAGGGCCAGGCCGCCCGCTCCTACACCCGCATGCAGAACGCCCTGGATTTAATGCGCCGCAAAGTAGGCGACCTGGTGGTGCGGGCCCCTATCGACGGGCAGCTGACTTCGCTCGACGCCGAAATTGGGCAGAGCATCAACAAGGGCAGCGCCTGGGCCAGCTCGACGCGGTGAGCGGCTACAAGGTGCGGGCCGACATCGACGAGCACTACATTTCGCGCATCGTGCCGGGCCTGCTGGGCGAGTGCACTGTGGCCGGCCGCCGCTACCCGCTCCAGATTCGCAAGGTCTACACCCAGGTTACCGGCGGCCGGTTTCAGGTAGATATGAGCTTTGTGGGCGCCGTGCCCCAGGCCATCCGCCGCGGCCAGACCCTGCAGGTGCGCCTGACCCTGGGCGACGAAACCCAGGCCGTGCTGCTGGCCAAGGGCGGCTTCTACCAGCAAACCGGCGGCAACTGGGTGTATAAGCTCACGGCCGATGGCCGCGCGGCCTACCGGGCCGAGGTGCGCCTGGGCCGCCAGAATCCCGATTACTACGAGGTGCTTAGCGGCTTGCATCCCGGCGAGCAGGTCATCACCTCCGGCTACGACAACTTCGGCACCATGCAGGAACTGGTGCTTCGGCCTTAGCTCCGGCCTATTCCGCTTGCGCAGAACGCGTCGAAGCCGCGGCCGGCCCGCTTTGGGCCACTGCTGTGGTGAGTGAGTGGCCCCAAGCCGGGCGCGGGGGTGGCTTCGCGTGTTCTGCCTTTTTTCGCTTTCAACTTTCCACCTTTCTTCGTCTCACCCTTACCAGCCCCGATTCCGATGATTAAGATTACCAACCTGGAGAAAACCTACCGCACCGAAGAAGTGGAAACCGTGGTGCTGCACGCCCTGAACCTGGAGGTGCGCGAGGGCGAGTTTGTGGCCGTAATGGGGCCTTCGGGATGCGGCAAAAGCACCCTGCTCAATATCCTGGGGCTGCTCGACGACCCCAATTCGGGCAGCTTCATCTTCGACAATACCGAAACCGTGGGCTTCACGGAGCGGCGCCGGGCCGAGCTGCGCAAGCACGCCATCGGCTTCGTCTTTCAGAGCTTCAACCTGATTGACGAGCTGACCGTGTACGAAAACGTGGAGCTGCCCCTGGTGTATACCGGTGTGCCGGCCGCCGAGCGGAAAAAGCGGGTGGAGGAGGTGCTCGACAAGATGCGCATCATGCACCGGCGCCACCACTACCCCCAGCAGCTCTCGGGCGGGCAGCAGCAGCGCGTGGCCGTGGCCCGGGCCGTGGTGAACCGGCCTCGCCTGATTCTGGCCGACGAGCCCACCGGCAACCTCGATTCCAGCAACGGCAACGAGGTGATGGACCTGCTTTCTGAGCTCAACGAGCAGGGCACGACCATCGTGATGGTAACTCACTCCGAACACGACGCCCGCTACAGTCACCGCATCGTGCGCATGCTCGACGGGCAGACCGTCACCGAAACCATCCTGACCTAGTCCTTTATTCCCTTCGGTTATGCTCCGTCATTACATCACCGTCACGCTGCGCAATCTGCTCAAGCACAAGCTGATTTCGGCCATCAACCTTTTCGGGCTGACCATGGGCCTGACCTGCTGCCTGCTGATTCTGGCCTACATCCTGCACGAAACCAGCTACGACCGGACCCCGCCTACGGCCTCGCGCATCTACCGCGTTACCCGCAATTTTTACGACCCCAGCGGGGCCACAACCCTGGAGCTCAGCGCGGTGGCCCCGGTGATTGGACCCCTGCTCCAGTCCGACTTCCCCCAGATTGAGAAAATGGCCATCATTCTCTCCGGCGGCTCGATGGTGACCCGCTACGAGGATAAAATCCTGACCCAGGACAGCCTGGCCTTTGCCGACGGCAGCTTCCTGGATTTGTTTGGGGTGCGCGTGCTCAGCGGCGACGCCCGCACGGCTTTGCAGGAGCCCCGTACGATAATGCTGGAGCAGCGTACGGCCCGCAAGTACTTTGGCACCGCCGACCCGCTCAACAAGGAGGTTAAGCTCGATGGCAACCTGCTCTGCAAGGTAACCGGGGTGTACCAGGGCCTGCCCGAAAATTCCCACCTGCACCCGGCCATGCTCATTTCGTATCCTACGCTGAAAGACCCCTTGCTTTACGGCGAAGAGGCCATGCGCACGAGTTGGAGCAGCAATTCCTTTCATACCTACCTGCAGCTGCCCGCCGGCTACGACGCGGCTCAGCTCGAAGCTCAGTTTCCGGCCTTTCTCGACCGGCATATGCCCCAGCCCAAGCGGGCCACCGACTTCGTGCAGCCTTCCAAGATGACCAGCCTGCAGCTGCAGCGCCTGACCGACGTGCACCTGACATCCCACCGCGCCGACGAGCTCGAAGCCAACGGCGACATTACCCGGGTCTACATCTTCAGCATCATTGCCCTGTTCGTGCTGCTCATTGCCTGCATCAACTACATGAACCTGTCCACGGCCCGGGCTGCGCTGCGGGCCAAGGAAGTGGGTGTGCGCAAGGTCATCGGGGCCCGGCGCTCCGAGATTATTCTGCAGTTTCTGGGCGAGTCGGTGCTGATAACGGTCCTGGCCACGGTGCTGGCCGTGGGCTGCGCCCTGCTGGCCTTGCCCTGGCTAAGCCGGCTGGCGGGCACCGCGCTCCACCCGGAGCTGCTGCTGCGCGGCCCGGTGCTGGCCGCCCTGCTGGCCTTGCCACTGGTAGTGGGCGTGCTGTCGGGGTTGTATCCGGCCCTGTACATGTCCTCGTTTCAGCCCCAGCAAATCCTGAAGGGCTTTCTGAAAAACAGCGGCGGGCTTACCTTTCGCCGGGCCCTGGTGGTGGTGCAGTTCGTGGTATCCATCGGGCTGCTAGTAGGCACGGCCATCGTGATGCTGCAGGTGCGCTATCTGCAGCAGACGCCCCTGGGCTACAACCGCGAGCAACTACTGACCATGACCTATCCGCCCGCGCTGACGCCCCAGTACGAGGCCTTCCGCCAGGCTCTGCAACAGCAGCCCAGCGTGCTGAACGCAGGCCGCTCCTCGCGTATTCCCACCGGCCGCCTGCTCGACGCCAGCGACGCGGCCGCCGTCATCGGCGACTCGCTGCGGCCCACCGCGGCCAGCATCAAGTTTGTGAGCATCGACGACCAGTTTTTGCCTACGTACGGCATCAAGCTGGCAGCGGGGCGCAACTTTTCACCCGCCTTCCCAACCGATACCACCGGCTTTATTCTCAACGCCAGCGCCGTGCGCATGGTCGGCTGGTCCTCGCCGGCTGCGGCCGTAGGGCAGGCCTTTCGCTACGGCGGGGTGATGGGCCGGGTAGTGGGTGTGGTCGAGGATTTCCACTTCGAGTCCCTGCACCAGCCCATCGTACCCCTGGTCATGTTTCTGAGCACAGTCACGTCGCGGTCTTCCTACAACCTGCTCACGGTGAAGATTGCCGGGGCCAACGTTCCCGCCGCGCTGTCCCACCTGGAAAGCACCTGGAAGCAGTTTCTGCCAGAGCAGCCCTTCGGCTATACGTTTCTGGATGAAAGCTACAACCGGCTTTACCAGGCGGAGCAGCGCCAAAGCACCCTGTTTGCTCTTTTTGCCGGCATTGCCATTTTCATTGCCTGCCTGGGCTTGTTTGGCCTCTCGGCCTTTGCCATCACCCAGCGGGTCAAGGAAATCGGCATCCGCAAGGTGCTCGGAGCCAGCACCTCAGCCATTGTCGTGCTCTTGTCCGGCGACTTTCTCAAGCTCGTGGGCGTGGCGGCCCTGCTGGCCCTGCCGCTGTCCTGGTATCTGATGCACCGCTGGCTGCAGGACTTTGCCTACCGCATTGCTATGCCCTGGTGGGTGTTTCCGCTGGCCGGCCTGGCCGCCGTGCTGATTGCCCTGGTTACCATCGTGTCCCAGACTGTGAGCGTGGCCCGCGCTAATCCCGTCAAAAGCCTGCGCACGGAGTAGGGCACGCCGGGAGCTAGGGCAGGGTTTGGTCCTGGGTAGATTCAGCTACCTTTCTGGCTTATATTCTTGCCGTATGCGGTTCACTGTTCAAAAGCCCCCGAGCCCCAAGGGGACGGGGTATGCCATGAAAAGCTCGGTGTTTCAGAATGCCCTGCTTGCCCGCGGCATCGACTGTAATGTGCACCTGGTCTTTTCGCCGGCCAAACCTGATCCGCTGGTCGGCTACAACGTCGTGAATTGTGATTATTGGCTGCCCAATGCCCGGGTAGAGTACGACCGG belongs to Hymenobacter cellulosilyticus and includes:
- the trxB gene encoding thioredoxin-disulfide reductase, which translates into the protein MENTTEHVKCLIIGSGPAGYTAAIYAARANMAPVMYQGLQPGGQLTITNDVENFPGYPDGIMGPEMMEDLKKQAARFGTDIRYGLATAVDFSGHPHRVTIDENKEITADAVIIATGASAKWLGLESEARLNGSGVSACAVCDGFFYRGKDVAIVGAGDTAAEEATYLANLCNKVYMLVRKGEMRASKIMQKRVLDNPKIEVLFDTATDEILGQFAVEGVRVKNLLTHESRELAVEGFFVAIGHEPNSKIFQPFLHHDEQGYLKTIPGSAKTNVDGVFACGDVQDYTYRQAVTAAGSGCMAALDAERYLAALGVH
- a CDS encoding M23 family metallopeptidase, which codes for MKYWLGPFLLLMLLLAVPEQVLAQRRKVPEPKAKAGSAGKRKDFFRIKSPKIRYVRPDTTILIETKDLPDDNSDEAKSIFFNPAKKLSIVSEDTTTLNEGEQQIVEMSEEVLIDSSWIKVAGYYAIWDTRNINPYRVDGRRIRDTLNLRLIEPEKQRFAKMPLSTTPLTSDFGFRGYRWHYGVDLDLNTGDSVRAAFDGVVRISKWDGGGYGNYLLVRHYNGVETLYGHLSKALVAPGTFVKAGQLIGRGGSTGRSTGSHLHFEVRYEGNPIDPERMYDFPDYKLLKDNFQITSALFDYYSKALKAKAAAKQRSASAASAARRVVTHRIRSGDTLSEVAQKYGVSQAQLRRLNGNVKTLRPGKTLRIK
- the bshB1 gene encoding bacillithiol biosynthesis deacetylase BshB1; translation: MKLDILAFGAHPDDVEMSAAGTLLAAAAMGKKIGIVDFTRGELGTRGTPATRAAEAEAASRILGLSVRENLGLPDGFFRNDREHQLPLIAALRRYQPDVVLCNAIHDRHPDHGRGASLASEACFLSGLRMIETLDADGQPQQPWRPRTVYHYIQDRQIAPDFVVDISEFWPGKWASIQAYKTQFFDPNSQEPVTYLSTPVFSQFMEARAREFGHIIGVEFGEGFTRQRPVGVRDITTLI
- a CDS encoding DUF4265 domain-containing protein, producing the protein MISEQANYHMHNVALVYLEEIDKEYKVEMVDTVEVDEGYKLVSIPFFAKHLALHDIVTVENEDGVHYFDDIIVKSGHSVVRIVFFDKNLIENTINALQCLGANAYRYYDSELFALDIPASTDYSPIKQLLKNGSATKSWDYEEACLGWK
- a CDS encoding sensor histidine kinase, with translation MHSRVLLRLVSTVLVLFGALCAAAWALVQGHGAWALLPLPVVLWALRDLYQGQVAVLNELEEFAAAIRYRDFSGQYRRPGRAELVAPFAHFQAINDAFRTISKEKETQYQHLQNVLELIQTGILSYEPATGAVWWLNGALKELLRLPQLKNIRGLARRYPELAAQLTALRPGPAQVTTVTVGPDAVRLLLAASVFQAEGKLYKLVALQNIGGALDETEADAWQKLLRVLTHEIMNSVAPIASLADTLEQRLQATEAELPDAELREDLELGIATIKRRSDGLLQFATTYRSLSKIATPNRQPLPVYELFEAVHQLLQPKLRAENITLEIVLPDLQLSISADRVLLEQVLINLVLNAIDAVAGQPSPCITLSATTTAGSTVLSVSDNGWGMSTEVVDNIFVPFFTTKKNGSGIGLSLCRQIMLLHQGSIQVRSTPEVGTVILLTL
- a CDS encoding sigma-54 interaction domain-containing protein — its product is MQQIFRTIEKVAPTDANVLVLGENGTGKDLVAQAVHQASRRASKPLVKVDAGALTESLFESELFGHKKGAFTDAREDRAGRFEAAHGGTLFLDEIGNLGLGQQAKLLTALQNRQITRLGSNQPIAVDIRLICATNVPLAELADERRFRKDLLYRINTVELLVPPLRSRPADISVLARHYAAQYAAKYQRPEPTLSAAALRKLEQYAFPGNVRELQYTIERAVIMAETPVLQPEDLLFSQLESPSQAAESLDNLTLSTVERNAILHVIEKHGGNITRAAQELGITRTALYRRLNKHAL
- a CDS encoding response regulator; amino-acid sequence: MNLRSCSVLVLDDDPDILTAVRLLLRPQVREVVVERRPEALPTLLASRRFDVILLDMNYHSAVNTGNEGFFWLRRIQELGSKAAVIMITAYGDIELAVRALKEGATDFVVKPWHNDKLLTTITEALRPPGEAVASPTLPRAQPQRCWALRQPCSRSSAPSRK
- a CDS encoding HlyD family secretion protein — encoded protein: MDNPQTAFARRHPAGATAGRAVYYFGAGPSQLTVDPTRLTISVVRRGSFQEFIPVSGVVLPETSIFLDALEGGRVEEKFVEDGALMKKGQPVLRLSNADLELSLVNQETAVLNLLTQMQISRNAAQQNTNARLNQLADADNAYHEAERVYRLNKNLYEQKVIAQQEFKQAEQAYRYQQRRLGLSRHILGQDSSATRQEQGQAARSYTRMQNALDLMRRKVGDLVVRAPIDGQLTSLDAEIGQSINKGSAWASSTR
- a CDS encoding efflux RND transporter periplasmic adaptor subunit, producing the protein MSGYKVRADIDEHYISRIVPGLLGECTVAGRRYPLQIRKVYTQVTGGRFQVDMSFVGAVPQAIRRGQTLQVRLTLGDETQAVLLAKGGFYQQTGGNWVYKLTADGRAAYRAEVRLGRQNPDYYEVLSGLHPGEQVITSGYDNFGTMQELVLRP
- a CDS encoding ABC transporter ATP-binding protein, translated to MIKITNLEKTYRTEEVETVVLHALNLEVREGEFVAVMGPSGCGKSTLLNILGLLDDPNSGSFIFDNTETVGFTERRRAELRKHAIGFVFQSFNLIDELTVYENVELPLVYTGVPAAERKKRVEEVLDKMRIMHRRHHYPQQLSGGQQQRVAVARAVVNRPRLILADEPTGNLDSSNGNEVMDLLSELNEQGTTIVMVTHSEHDARYSHRIVRMLDGQTVTETILT
- a CDS encoding ABC transporter permease, with product MLRHYITVTLRNLLKHKLISAINLFGLTMGLTCCLLILAYILHETSYDRTPPTASRIYRVTRNFYDPSGATTLELSAVAPVIGPLLQSDFPQIEKMAIILSGGSMVTRYEDKILTQDSLAFADGSFLDLFGVRVLSGDARTALQEPRTIMLEQRTARKYFGTADPLNKEVKLDGNLLCKVTGVYQGLPENSHLHPAMLISYPTLKDPLLYGEEAMRTSWSSNSFHTYLQLPAGYDAAQLEAQFPAFLDRHMPQPKRATDFVQPSKMTSLQLQRLTDVHLTSHRADELEANGDITRVYIFSIIALFVLLIACINYMNLSTARAALRAKEVGVRKVIGARRSEIILQFLGESVLITVLATVLAVGCALLALPWLSRLAGTALHPELLLRGPVLAALLALPLVVGVLSGLYPALYMSSFQPQQILKGFLKNSGGLTFRRALVVVQFVVSIGLLVGTAIVMLQVRYLQQTPLGYNREQLLTMTYPPALTPQYEAFRQALQQQPSVLNAGRSSRIPTGRLLDASDAAAVIGDSLRPTAASIKFVSIDDQFLPTYGIKLAAGRNFSPAFPTDTTGFILNASAVRMVGWSSPAAAVGQAFRYGGVMGRVVGVVEDFHFESLHQPIVPLVMFLSTVTSRSSYNLLTVKIAGANVPAALSHLESTWKQFLPEQPFGYTFLDESYNRLYQAEQRQSTLFALFAGIAIFIACLGLFGLSAFAITQRVKEIGIRKVLGASTSAIVVLLSGDFLKLVGVAALLALPLSWYLMHRWLQDFAYRIAMPWWVFPLAGLAAVLIALVTIVSQTVSVARANPVKSLRTE